From Candidatus Amoebophilus asiaticus 5a2, the proteins below share one genomic window:
- a CDS encoding lipoprotein signal peptidase yields MTKKVWKFYGIALLAVVIDQVLKLWVYFNMQMGTLGQIKLLGNWFKLFYTLNPGMAFGIQFGFTYDKVLLTIIRIIATSMIIKYIWNLAKETNSSKWLLWGWSLILGGAAGNGIDSIFYGKILHNAPYGAPMSWFYGQVIDMLYIDLWSGRLPDWVPWYSGYYVTCLPVFNLADVAILAGVALIVLDKRASIQQPVQKYEATEVTDSELLETRHELVDPITEHNNTEHNHPEVEDK; encoded by the coding sequence ATGACGAAGAAAGTTTGGAAGTTTTATGGTATAGCACTATTAGCTGTTGTAATAGATCAGGTACTCAAGTTATGGGTATACTTTAACATGCAAATGGGTACGTTGGGCCAAATTAAATTACTAGGAAATTGGTTTAAACTATTTTATACCTTAAATCCAGGCATGGCCTTTGGTATCCAGTTTGGATTTACTTATGATAAGGTATTACTCACGATTATACGTATCATAGCGACTTCTATGATTATCAAGTATATATGGAACTTAGCTAAAGAAACCAATAGTTCAAAATGGCTACTATGGGGCTGGTCGCTGATACTGGGAGGAGCTGCTGGCAATGGGATAGATAGTATTTTTTATGGAAAAATTTTGCATAATGCACCTTATGGAGCACCTATGAGCTGGTTTTATGGACAGGTTATTGATATGCTTTATATTGATCTTTGGTCAGGTAGACTTCCAGATTGGGTGCCATGGTATTCAGGATACTATGTGACTTGTCTACCTGTATTTAACCTAGCAGATGTAGCCATACTAGCAGGTGTTGCACTTATTGTTTTGGATAAAAGAGCAAGTATTCAGCAGCCCGTGCAAAAATATGAAGCAACAGAAGTAACTGATTCTGAACTTTTAGAAACTAGGCATGAGTTAGTTGATCCTATAACAGAACATAACAATACAGAGCATAACCACCCAGAGGTAGAGGATAAGTAG
- a CDS encoding DUF6048 family protein, which yields MVLSGFVPKPSTPQIGKKSLPAHNKTSTSPVDTPKDIDANAVPLDSLSDTSNAPLLTKPQPLKPIPLANPDPLQPLDQLVTKQSVHMLPYIPFVQEISIGIEGVSLLKNTWNLLKNIKKHEPNRPYEYVGNLNILFRKNIQFSADLGYVKLYPDQLKANKHAYSANGFYGSVGLDYLSRYSITDNIYIGLRYSRAHFTNQTIPTQKDEQAIHKKLTASWFELVLGSETRLLDKLNIYGGCTLRLGWLYNFETFNPSENYIIPGYGSNTNKLAPSLNLYILYKISFIERMIKFT from the coding sequence ATGGTCTTGTCAGGGTTTGTACCCAAACCAAGCACCCCACAGATTGGCAAAAAGTCTTTACCTGCTCACAATAAAACATCTACTTCCCCTGTAGATACACCCAAAGATATTGATGCTAATGCAGTACCACTAGACAGCTTATCAGATACTTCAAATGCACCATTACTTACCAAGCCTCAGCCTTTGAAACCAATCCCCTTAGCTAACCCTGACCCTTTACAACCTTTAGATCAGCTGGTTACTAAACAATCGGTCCATATGTTACCATACATTCCGTTTGTACAGGAAATTTCTATAGGTATAGAAGGTGTTAGCTTATTGAAGAACACTTGGAATTTATTAAAAAACATAAAAAAGCACGAACCTAACCGACCCTATGAATATGTAGGCAACTTAAATATATTATTTAGAAAAAATATACAATTTTCTGCTGACCTAGGCTATGTAAAACTTTATCCAGACCAGCTAAAAGCCAATAAGCATGCATATAGCGCAAATGGCTTTTATGGAAGTGTAGGATTAGACTATTTGAGTAGATACAGTATTACTGACAACATATATATAGGCCTACGTTATAGCAGGGCTCATTTTACAAATCAAACTATACCTACACAAAAGGATGAACAGGCTATTCACAAGAAACTAACAGCCTCATGGTTTGAATTGGTATTAGGCTCTGAAACACGCTTATTAGACAAGCTCAATATATATGGTGGCTGTACATTACGATTAGGATGGTTGTATAATTTTGAAACATTTAATCCATCTGAAAATTATATTATACCAGGTTATGGAAGTAATACAAATAAGTTGGCCCCTTCACTAAATTTATACATTCTATACAAGATCTCTTTTATAGAAAGAATGATTAAATTTACTTAG
- the glmM gene encoding phosphoglucosamine mutase, which yields MSLIKSIAGVRGTIGGKIGDSLTPIDIVHITAAFGRQVIIPSTKKLVVVGRDARPSGSMINQLVCATFQSLGIDVIDIGLSTTPTVALAVSQEQASGGIIITASHNPAAWNALKLFNADGEYIDADTANKVFALAATGDHIFAKGNQLGKYQYQEGHIEQHIEQILALPLVNIPAIRERKFKVIVDAVNSTGGLAVPKLLQALHVAYTGMYCNPTGLFAHDPEPITQNLGDLINELKSGAYDLGIAVDPDVDRLVIIDEKGQPWGEDYTLVAVADYVLSHTPGNTVSNLSSSSALQVVTEKHGGIYAASAVGEMYVVTRMKATNAVIGGEGNGGVIYPPLHYGRDALVGIALLLSHLAQTGKTASSLRQQYPSYELIKTKIQLTPDVHPVAILKCIQVQYSNYPVNTEEGIKVTVDGGWFHIRQSNTEPIIRIHAEGTSLEKANAIVTEVIQHIKNIFPTVKIL from the coding sequence ATGTCTTTAATTAAATCTATAGCAGGCGTAAGAGGTACTATAGGTGGTAAAATAGGCGATAGCTTAACACCTATTGATATTGTACATATTACTGCTGCTTTTGGAAGGCAAGTAATAATTCCTTCCACTAAAAAATTAGTAGTTGTAGGAAGGGATGCCCGCCCTTCTGGTAGCATGATCAATCAACTTGTATGTGCTACCTTCCAAAGCTTAGGCATTGATGTAATTGATATAGGACTTTCCACTACCCCTACCGTAGCTTTAGCAGTCTCTCAAGAACAAGCTAGCGGAGGCATAATCATTACAGCTAGCCATAACCCTGCTGCATGGAATGCACTTAAGCTGTTTAATGCAGATGGAGAATATATAGATGCTGATACGGCCAACAAAGTATTTGCACTAGCAGCAACAGGCGATCATATATTTGCAAAAGGCAACCAACTGGGAAAGTATCAATATCAGGAGGGGCATATAGAACAACATATTGAACAGATTTTAGCATTGCCTTTAGTCAATATACCAGCTATTAGGGAAAGGAAGTTTAAAGTTATTGTAGATGCTGTTAACTCCACAGGTGGCTTAGCTGTACCCAAGCTACTGCAAGCTTTACATGTAGCATATACAGGCATGTACTGTAATCCGACCGGCTTATTTGCACATGACCCAGAACCTATTACACAAAACTTGGGTGATTTAATTAATGAGTTAAAAAGTGGAGCATATGATTTAGGTATAGCAGTAGACCCAGATGTAGATAGATTGGTAATTATCGATGAAAAAGGACAACCTTGGGGCGAAGATTATACATTAGTAGCAGTGGCAGACTATGTACTTAGCCATACTCCAGGAAATACTGTTTCTAATCTGTCTTCCTCTAGTGCTTTGCAAGTTGTTACAGAAAAACATGGAGGTATATATGCTGCCTCTGCTGTTGGCGAAATGTATGTGGTAACGAGGATGAAAGCCACGAATGCTGTTATTGGTGGAGAAGGCAATGGAGGTGTTATCTACCCACCCCTACATTATGGCAGAGACGCACTTGTAGGTATTGCTTTACTATTATCTCATTTAGCACAAACCGGAAAGACAGCTTCTAGCCTACGGCAACAATATCCTAGCTATGAGCTTATTAAGACTAAAATACAACTTACTCCTGACGTGCACCCTGTTGCTATTCTAAAATGCATACAAGTACAATACAGTAATTACCCTGTTAATACAGAGGAAGGCATTAAAGTAACTGTAGATGGTGGTTGGTTTCATATTAGGCAGTCTAATACAGAACCTATTATACGCATTCATGCCGAAGGCACTAGTCTAGAAAAAGCAAATGCAATTGTAACAGAAGTAATACAGCACATTAAAAACATCTTTCCTACTGTTAAAATATTATAA
- the uvrC gene encoding excinuclease ABC subunit UvrC: protein MEAKQYEITEIGKLPNQPGVYFFYNKQQQIIYVGKAKDLKKRVSSYFNKNQQDNLKTRRMVEEIAAISFTIVNSEYEALLLENNLIKRFQPRYNILLKDDKSFPYICITRERFPKVITTRQPGAKLGQYYGPFTDLKNMYQILDLIKSLYTLRTCNYNLLEENICKHKFKVCLEYHIGHCKGPCEGLQTEEAYNQDIQQIEHFLKGNINAVKKHFKEKMSQAAAAMDYKNAQAYKEKIAALENYQSKSLVVNPQVGNLDVFAIVSDAKAAFISYLQIKEGAIICTQNTEIKKQLEELDEDILPLIILHFREKYASNPSEILVNIPIATTFDKAMLTVPRIGDKKKLVELATKNVLFLKREALLRQEDNQNRANKTLVLLQHDLQLKDLPLHIECFDNSNIQGTHPVAAMVVFQHGKPAKKEYRHFNIKTVVGPDDFASMREIVTRRYRRLIEENQKLPDLIVIDGGKGQLGAAVAALQELGIYGQIPIIGIAKRLEEIYFPEDSYPIHISKQSPSLKLLQQIRNEAHRFAITFHRDKRSKTSLKSQLESIPGVGEKTITTLLQHFGSVQNIKEASLKALASQVGNKRAIQIKEHLK, encoded by the coding sequence ATGGAAGCCAAGCAATATGAAATAACAGAAATCGGAAAATTACCTAACCAACCTGGAGTTTATTTCTTTTATAATAAACAGCAACAGATTATCTATGTGGGCAAAGCAAAGGACCTAAAAAAGAGAGTTTCTAGCTACTTTAACAAAAACCAACAGGATAATTTAAAAACTAGGAGAATGGTAGAGGAAATAGCTGCTATTAGTTTTACAATAGTTAATTCTGAGTATGAAGCTTTGCTGCTAGAAAATAACCTTATCAAGAGATTTCAACCACGTTATAATATTTTACTGAAAGATGATAAAAGCTTCCCTTACATATGCATTACACGCGAGCGGTTTCCAAAAGTCATTACTACCAGGCAACCAGGTGCTAAGCTAGGACAATATTATGGTCCATTCACAGACCTTAAAAACATGTATCAAATCCTAGATCTCATTAAGAGTCTATATACCCTCCGCACTTGCAACTATAATTTATTAGAAGAAAACATCTGTAAACATAAATTTAAAGTTTGTTTAGAATATCATATAGGACATTGTAAAGGACCTTGTGAAGGATTGCAAACCGAAGAAGCTTATAACCAAGACATTCAACAAATTGAGCATTTTCTTAAAGGCAATATCAATGCTGTCAAAAAACATTTTAAAGAAAAGATGTCCCAAGCAGCAGCAGCAATGGACTATAAGAATGCACAAGCTTACAAAGAGAAAATAGCAGCTTTAGAAAACTACCAATCAAAATCCTTGGTAGTCAATCCGCAAGTAGGAAATCTAGATGTATTTGCTATTGTATCTGATGCTAAAGCTGCTTTTATTAGCTATTTACAAATAAAAGAGGGAGCTATTATCTGTACACAAAATACAGAGATTAAAAAGCAGCTAGAAGAACTAGATGAAGATATACTTCCTTTAATCATTTTACATTTTAGAGAAAAGTATGCAAGTAATCCATCAGAGATTTTAGTCAACATACCTATTGCTACTACCTTTGACAAAGCAATGCTCACTGTACCTAGAATAGGAGATAAAAAGAAATTAGTAGAATTAGCTACCAAAAATGTACTCTTTCTAAAAAGAGAAGCATTACTACGCCAAGAAGATAACCAAAACCGTGCTAATAAGACGCTTGTATTATTACAACATGACTTACAATTAAAAGATTTACCCTTGCATATCGAATGCTTTGATAATTCTAATATACAAGGCACACATCCCGTAGCAGCCATGGTTGTCTTCCAACATGGAAAGCCTGCAAAAAAAGAGTATCGGCATTTTAATATTAAAACTGTTGTGGGGCCTGATGATTTTGCATCCATGCGAGAAATAGTTACTAGAAGGTACAGAAGGTTGATAGAGGAAAATCAAAAACTTCCTGATCTCATTGTTATTGATGGTGGTAAAGGGCAGTTGGGTGCTGCAGTAGCAGCTTTGCAAGAATTGGGTATTTATGGACAGATACCAATTATAGGAATAGCGAAACGTCTGGAGGAAATCTACTTTCCAGAAGATAGTTACCCTATTCACATAAGCAAACAATCCCCCTCTTTGAAACTGCTACAGCAGATACGGAACGAAGCACATAGGTTTGCCATTACTTTCCATAGAGACAAGCGTAGTAAAACCAGCCTTAAAAGCCAACTAGAGTCTATACCGGGCGTAGGAGAAAAAACAATCACCACACTTTTACAACACTTTGGTTCTGTCCAAAACATTAAAGAAGCGAGTCTAAAGGCATTGGCAAGCCAGGTTGGTAATAAAAGGGCAATACAAATTAAGGAACACTTGAAGTAG
- a CDS encoding Ppx/GppA phosphatase family protein — protein sequence MKIAVIDLGSNTFHLVIVDVNNHTYKDLIGKPLERIEIARKRLYVRIGEGSLALGYITPEAKQRALDAMIKFREMIDAYEVNEIYAVATSAMRNASNTVEIVDSIHQLTNIPVEVISGAQEAALIYKGVKAAVKIEETSLIMDIGGGSVEFIICQPNKPLWAQSFEIGAQRLVDNFHQNDPIQPENLLKLEAYLEESLQPLFQALDVYKPTRLIGSSGAFTTLVSMHRAKEQMPIVDPEITAYELPFEKLIEIYKGIRYKNHEERLQIPGLSDQRVDMIVVSTALIYFILNRSNIRKITASKYSLKVGLFFHALEKLQSSR from the coding sequence ATGAAAATTGCAGTTATTGACCTAGGTAGCAATACCTTCCACTTAGTGATTGTTGATGTAAATAATCATACCTATAAAGATTTAATTGGGAAACCTCTTGAAAGAATAGAAATAGCCAGAAAGCGACTTTATGTAAGAATTGGAGAAGGAAGCCTTGCTTTAGGATATATAACACCAGAAGCAAAACAACGTGCATTAGATGCTATGATAAAATTCAGAGAAATGATTGATGCTTATGAGGTAAATGAAATATATGCAGTTGCTACTAGTGCCATGCGTAATGCAAGCAATACAGTTGAAATTGTAGACTCCATTCACCAACTAACCAATATTCCTGTAGAAGTAATTTCTGGTGCTCAAGAAGCTGCACTTATCTATAAAGGTGTTAAAGCTGCTGTAAAAATAGAAGAAACATCATTAATTATGGATATAGGTGGTGGAAGTGTAGAATTTATCATTTGTCAGCCTAATAAGCCTTTATGGGCACAAAGTTTTGAGATAGGTGCACAAAGATTAGTAGACAATTTCCATCAGAACGACCCCATCCAACCAGAGAATCTCCTTAAACTAGAAGCATATTTAGAAGAAAGCCTGCAGCCACTCTTTCAAGCATTAGACGTCTACAAACCAACTAGGTTAATAGGAAGCTCTGGCGCATTTACTACTTTAGTATCCATGCATAGAGCAAAGGAGCAGATGCCTATAGTAGATCCAGAAATTACTGCTTATGAGTTGCCTTTTGAAAAGCTTATAGAAATTTATAAAGGTATTCGTTATAAAAATCATGAGGAACGTTTACAGATACCCGGCCTGTCCGATCAAAGGGTAGATATGATTGTTGTAAGCACAGCACTCATTTACTTTATCTTGAATAGATCCAACATCCGTAAAATAACTGCCTCTAAATACTCTTTAAAAGTTGGGTTATTTTTTCATGCTCTAGAAAAATTACAAAGTAGTAGATAA
- a CDS encoding cysteine desulfurase family protein has product MHVYLDNAATTALDPSVLAVMLPYMETLYGNPSSLHAYGRVTKVAIEKARRTVADLLHVTPTEIFFTSGGTEGNNLAFRGAIEKLAIKHVITSPIEHLAVLEPLQQLAALQKIQLHYVQLDSIGHIDYAHLEELLKQYQSALVSLMHGNNEIGNLNDLLHIGALCRQYQAIFHTDAVQTLGHYQLNLSELPVDILVGSAHKFHGPKGSGMIYINKDLSIAPQVLGGAQERGMRAGTENIPAIVGLSQALETTYCNMQTNKTAIEQLKKQMIKGLQSAIPDISFYGDSMNLTGSIYTLLSVNLPKFEDHDMVLFNLDINHIAASSGSACTSGSQKRSHVMEVLYPAHKNTAIRFSFSKYNTAAEIDYVIEKLAEIYYSSK; this is encoded by the coding sequence ATGCATGTTTACCTAGACAATGCCGCTACCACTGCCTTGGATCCGTCAGTATTAGCAGTTATGCTGCCCTATATGGAAACATTATATGGCAACCCTTCTTCTTTACATGCCTATGGGCGTGTAACTAAGGTAGCTATAGAGAAAGCTCGTAGAACAGTAGCAGATCTTCTTCATGTTACGCCTACTGAAATCTTTTTTACTTCAGGCGGTACAGAAGGTAACAACCTAGCGTTTAGAGGTGCTATAGAAAAATTAGCTATCAAGCATGTAATTACTTCACCTATAGAACACTTGGCTGTATTAGAACCTTTACAGCAACTTGCTGCCTTACAGAAGATTCAGCTTCATTATGTACAACTGGATTCTATAGGCCATATTGATTATGCACATTTAGAAGAATTATTAAAGCAATACCAATCTGCTTTGGTAAGCCTAATGCATGGCAACAATGAAATAGGTAATCTAAATGACTTATTACATATTGGAGCGTTATGTCGCCAATACCAGGCTATCTTTCATACAGATGCTGTACAAACCTTAGGGCATTATCAGTTAAATCTATCAGAACTTCCTGTAGATATTTTAGTGGGTTCGGCACACAAATTTCACGGACCTAAAGGTAGTGGCATGATCTATATTAATAAAGACTTATCAATAGCTCCACAGGTCTTAGGTGGCGCTCAAGAACGTGGTATGCGAGCAGGTACGGAAAACATACCGGCTATTGTAGGGCTAAGCCAAGCATTAGAAACTACCTACTGTAATATGCAAACTAACAAGACAGCAATAGAGCAACTAAAAAAGCAAATGATTAAAGGTTTACAAAGTGCTATACCTGATATTAGTTTTTATGGAGACAGCATGAATTTAACAGGTAGCATCTATACACTTTTAAGTGTGAATTTACCAAAGTTTGAAGATCATGATATGGTATTATTTAACTTAGATATCAACCATATTGCTGCTTCGTCTGGCAGCGCCTGTACTAGTGGGAGTCAGAAACGGTCACATGTTATGGAAGTTTTATACCCAGCACATAAAAATACAGCCATACGTTTTTCGTTTAGCAAGTACAATACTGCTGCAGAAATTGATTATGTAATTGAGAAGTTAGCAGAGATTTATTATTCATCTAAATAA
- a CDS encoding macro domain-containing protein — protein sequence MLKNTIIRYVIVLSMMLIQACNCGDDSSRTPDISSGPTGDGTSKTGRKTSESKPKPDGKAAGDKTKNPSSITTWDITGNIYKAAVQINQTDNWLNQLGIDKTKKETVVVNASNSYIKSPGGGIDGALGSWAGANNTNPWRIPAPVLPNGNSAPDRLNAGKFALFSVPFGHIYLAVGPMASQVQSLKKTRDLIANLYYNILTQAEQDNKKCVVLCAISTQIFAADGKETDTGKAFTKAEFVINAYEGMRQGIAQFQQESPNHTLKIILNNWDETVVDQVKPLTK from the coding sequence ATGTTAAAAAATACTATTATTAGATATGTTATTGTATTAAGCATGATGCTTATACAGGCCTGTAATTGTGGAGATGATTCTTCTAGAACACCTGATATATCTTCTGGACCTACCGGAGATGGGACTTCCAAAACCGGCAGAAAAACTTCTGAAAGTAAACCTAAACCAGATGGAAAAGCTGCTGGAGATAAAACTAAAAACCCTTCTTCTATTACGACTTGGGATATAACAGGGAACATATATAAAGCAGCAGTCCAAATTAATCAAACAGACAATTGGCTTAATCAACTAGGTATTGATAAAACAAAGAAAGAAACAGTGGTGGTGAATGCTTCTAATTCATACATAAAAAGCCCTGGTGGAGGTATTGATGGTGCATTAGGTAGTTGGGCAGGAGCTAATAATACTAATCCTTGGAGAATCCCAGCCCCAGTACTTCCTAATGGGAATAGTGCACCTGATAGGCTTAATGCAGGTAAGTTTGCTTTATTCTCGGTTCCTTTTGGGCACATTTATCTGGCTGTAGGGCCTATGGCTAGTCAAGTACAGTCCCTTAAAAAGACAAGAGATTTGATTGCTAATTTATATTACAATATACTGACCCAAGCAGAGCAGGACAATAAGAAATGTGTAGTCTTATGCGCTATTTCTACCCAAATATTTGCTGCAGATGGTAAGGAAACTGACACAGGAAAAGCTTTTACAAAAGCAGAATTTGTTATAAATGCTTATGAGGGAATGAGACAAGGTATAGCTCAGTTCCAACAAGAGAGCCCTAACCATACACTTAAGATTATCCTTAATAACTGGGATGAAACAGTAGTAGATCAAGTGAAGCCGTTGACTAAATAA
- the prmC gene encoding peptide chain release factor N(5)-glutamine methyltransferase, which produces MIKSSRVLYNNLYQRILPAVESPGECRAIVLRLVEYYFQIDALAITLDKPLVHTFSTDILAEIVQRIHQHEPIQYILGEAPFMNRNFFVNPSVLIPRPETEELVQLIIKENSKPGLHILDIGTGSGCIAITLAKDLSDAQVDGLDISEPALKVARSNAQRLQANVNWIQANILQDPLPGRKWDIIVSNPPYVCLSEKEQMQQRVLAYEPAQAIFVSDEAPLIFYEQIIQLASTYLQPTGKLYLEINERFGLALASKLADKQFNNIYIEQDLQGKDRWVKATAPYQ; this is translated from the coding sequence ATGATTAAAAGCAGTAGAGTTCTTTATAATAATCTATACCAACGTATTTTACCAGCTGTAGAAAGCCCTGGTGAATGCCGTGCTATTGTACTGCGCCTTGTAGAATATTATTTTCAAATAGATGCATTAGCCATTACCTTAGATAAGCCACTAGTGCATACATTTTCTACAGACATATTGGCAGAGATTGTACAGCGCATTCATCAACACGAACCTATTCAGTATATCCTAGGGGAGGCCCCTTTTATGAATAGAAACTTTTTTGTCAACCCGTCTGTACTTATTCCCCGTCCAGAAACAGAAGAACTCGTGCAGTTAATAATAAAAGAAAATAGTAAACCAGGCTTACATATATTGGATATAGGGACAGGAAGTGGTTGTATTGCTATTACGCTAGCAAAAGACTTATCAGATGCTCAAGTAGATGGCTTAGACATTAGCGAACCAGCTTTAAAAGTAGCACGTTCCAATGCTCAACGTTTACAGGCAAACGTAAATTGGATACAAGCTAATATATTGCAAGATCCATTACCTGGAAGAAAATGGGATATTATTGTAAGCAACCCACCTTACGTATGTTTATCAGAAAAAGAACAGATGCAACAACGTGTACTCGCTTATGAGCCTGCACAAGCTATTTTTGTTTCAGACGAGGCACCTCTTATATTTTATGAGCAAATTATACAGCTTGCTTCAACATATCTACAACCTACAGGGAAACTATACCTTGAAATTAATGAAAGGTTCGGCTTAGCATTAGCTTCTAAGCTAGCTGACAAACAATTTAACAATATTTATATTGAACAAGATTTACAGGGTAAAGATAGATGGGTTAAAGCCACCGCGCCATATCAATAA
- a CDS encoding complex I subunit 4 family protein, translated as MPIPVLSIITWLPMASALIAACISTRRDNLFKIIALITLLGQGICFLAILYRLPFPLSCEPSQYASTSLFFVERFSWVCFPLGKLGMLSSNYYLGIDGLNIGLVALALIVMFIGIIASWHIKKYVKAYFILYLLLNTLIIGSLLALDFLLFYIFFEITLIPIYFFIGLWGDTKGPYAATKFFLYTLLGTILILVVLIGLGLSAYDPIATGIHTGIINTPLHESVVAETVDMIQQMVQNNQIASKDIVHTFDIPLMADVKNFVPNASFNVASGKLLGGYPLRLLGFLVLLVGFLIKLAVVPFHSWLPDAHVQAPTPISIVLAGILLKLGGYGLLRTAYSIFPEGAVFYGFWIGILGVGCSIYAALNALAMQDLKRMIAYASIAHIGFFLLGLSSLTAEGVQGALYQLISHGLITTLLFLLVEALYKKTNDRTINHYSGLAARMPYYTTLTLIAFSAALGLPGFSGFIAELLILLGAFQSSIFSTYLPIGLGILGGLCILLNATYYVWAIQRMFAGKFSLYLPALEPTLKDIDVQERVVLLSVIVLVAVLGLCPNLLLNLTRDTLIHLVDRIQEVGQANLQKLLM; from the coding sequence ATGCCAATACCCGTTTTATCAATTATTACTTGGTTACCCATGGCCAGTGCACTTATTGCTGCATGTATTTCTACTCGTCGGGATAATCTATTCAAAATTATTGCATTAATAACGCTCCTTGGACAAGGTATCTGTTTTCTAGCAATACTCTACCGGCTACCATTTCCTTTATCTTGTGAACCTAGCCAATATGCATCCACCAGCCTATTTTTTGTAGAAAGGTTTAGTTGGGTGTGCTTTCCATTAGGTAAACTAGGAATGTTATCTAGCAATTATTATTTAGGAATAGACGGCCTTAACATTGGTCTAGTAGCTTTGGCGCTTATTGTAATGTTCATAGGAATCATTGCCTCTTGGCACATCAAAAAATATGTAAAAGCCTATTTTATACTATACTTGCTGCTAAATACGCTGATTATAGGTAGTTTATTAGCACTTGATTTTCTATTATTCTATATCTTTTTCGAAATTACTTTAATACCTATATACTTTTTTATCGGCTTATGGGGAGATACTAAAGGTCCTTATGCAGCTACTAAATTCTTTCTTTATACATTACTAGGCACTATACTTATACTAGTTGTGCTTATTGGACTAGGCTTATCTGCTTACGACCCTATAGCAACTGGTATACACACAGGTATAATCAACACACCATTACATGAAAGTGTAGTAGCAGAAACGGTTGATATGATACAACAGATGGTACAAAATAACCAAATAGCCTCTAAAGATATTGTACATACTTTTGATATACCGCTTATGGCTGATGTCAAAAACTTTGTTCCTAATGCCAGCTTTAATGTCGCTAGTGGTAAGTTACTAGGAGGTTATCCCTTACGTCTGCTTGGTTTCCTAGTACTGTTGGTTGGATTTCTTATTAAACTAGCAGTAGTACCATTCCACAGTTGGCTACCAGATGCACACGTACAAGCACCTACACCCATTTCAATTGTGCTAGCTGGCATCTTACTTAAATTAGGAGGTTATGGCCTATTAAGAACAGCTTATAGTATATTCCCAGAGGGAGCTGTTTTTTACGGTTTTTGGATAGGAATACTAGGAGTGGGTTGTAGTATCTATGCAGCACTGAATGCATTGGCTATGCAAGACTTAAAAAGGATGATAGCTTATGCTTCTATAGCTCATATAGGTTTTTTCTTACTAGGATTAAGCTCATTAACTGCTGAAGGTGTGCAGGGTGCACTATATCAGCTTATAAGTCATGGATTAATTACTACATTACTTTTCTTATTGGTAGAGGCACTTTATAAAAAGACCAACGACAGAACCATCAACCATTATAGTGGACTAGCAGCACGTATGCCCTATTATACTACGCTAACTTTAATAGCTTTTTCGGCTGCACTAGGCCTGCCTGGATTCTCTGGCTTTATAGCCGAACTACTTATCTTACTAGGAGCTTTCCAGTCTTCTATCTTCAGTACATACTTACCTATTGGGCTGGGTATACTGGGTGGGTTATGTATTTTACTAAATGCTACTTACTATGTATGGGCTATACAACGTATGTTTGCAGGTAAATTCTCTTTATATCTTCCTGCTTTAGAACCTACTTTAAAAGATATTGATGTGCAGGAACGGGTTGTGCTACTATCTGTTATTGTATTGGTAGCAGTATTAGGACTTTGTCCGAATTTACTTTTAAATTTAACTAGAGATACTTTAATCCATTTAGTAGACAGGATACAAGAGGTAGGACAAGCCAATCTACAAAAGCTCCTTATGTAA